GATACTGGCTCAATCACAATTCGCCTTTTGACCCCAACTAGCAGTGCTGCGGCGAACACTCAGGCTGAGCAACAACCCGCTTCCTACTTAGCGATAGAAGTAGAAGATACCGGACCCGGCATCCCGCCTGAAGAACAAGCCGCCTTATTTGAAAGATTTCGCCAAGGAAGCCACAAGCGTTCTGGTAGTGGCTTAGGACTTTACCTCTCTCGCCGCATCGTAGAAGCCCATCAAGGTACGATTCAGGTCAAGTCACATTTAGGTAAAGGTAGTGTCTTTATTGTACGTCTACCCATTCAACAGTAATGAACACTCAGTTTTTAAGCGCTGTGCAGATTAACTGTCTGCGCTAGAACTAGTGGGCAAGAAAAAACTATAAATTTCTTCAACTATTACTATATTTTTTCGGTAATTTATTGTATGTTTTTAAAATCGGAATCTTATCGTAATTTTTATTTTCCAAAATATTCCAATTATAAAATAAATTATAACAGTTAAATCCTGAACTTTCAACTGCCCCTTTACTTCCTAGTAAGGCAAAATCTCAAAATATATTAAAGATATAGTAGAGTTGGAACCCAAGTTTATATTTTTAGGACAAACAGATGCTCACTCAATCACTCGTCAGTGACATCATCCACCAACAACGAGACTTTTTTAAAACTGGTAAAACCAAAGATGTTGCTTTTCGCATTGCCCAGCTAAAAACGCTGAAACAGGCAATCGTCGAGCATCAACCAGCCATTATTCAGGCATTGAGAGCAGATCTGAATAAACCAGAATTTGAAACTTATACCACAGAAGTTGGAGTAATCAAGGAAATTGACTATGCCATTAAACATATCAAATCTTGGACTAAGCCTAAGAAAGCTGCAATTTCAGTTGAGCAACTTCCTGGGTTTGCGCGCATTTATCCAGAACCGTTAGGTGTTGTCCTGATCGTAGGTCCTTGGAACTACCCATTTCAGCTGATGATTTCGCCGTTGGTGGGTGCGATCGCAGCGGGTAATTGTGCCATGCTTAAACCCTCAGAACTTGCCTCTCATACCTCTAGTGTCTTAGCTGAGATTATCCAAAAGCATTTTGATCCCGCTTATATTGCAGTAGTAGAAGGGGGAGTCGAAATCAGTAAGCAGCTATTGGCAGAAAAATTTGACCATATCTTTTTTACGGGTGGCACTGCGGTTGGCAAAATTGTCATGGAGGCAGCGGCAAAACATCTCACACCCGTTACGCTTGAGCTAGGTGGTAAAAGCCCTTGTATTGTAGATGCTGATGCCAACATTGAAAACACCGCCAGAAGAATTGCTTGGGGCAAGTTTATCAATGCTGGTCAAACTTGCATCGCCCCCGACTATCTTCTAGTCAATCAAACCATCAAGCAAGATTTGCTGGATAGCATCAAAAAATGTATTCAAGAATTTTATGGTGATGAACCAGCAGCTAGTCCTGACTATGGCAGAATTATCAATCAAAAGCAATTTGCTCGGTTAGCTAAATTCCTCCAAGACGGTGAAATTATTATGGGGGGAGAAACCAACTCAGATGAGAATTATATTGCTCCGACGGTGATTGATTCTGTCTCGCTAGAAGCGCCAGTCATGCAGGAAGAAATTTTTGGTCCGATTCTGCCTGTGATTTCATACAATGACATTCAAGAGGCGATCGCCATAGTTAACGAAAAACCAAAACCGCTGGCTTTGTACTTATTTACTAGAAACAAAAACCTGCAACAGCGAGTTTTGCAGGAAACCTCATCTGGTGGAGTTTGTATTAATGACACAGTAATGCAGGTTGGTGTCTCTTCTTTACCCTTTGGTGGTGTCGGTGATAGCGGCATTGGTAGCTATCATGGTAAAGCCAGTTTTGATACATTCTCTCATTACAAAAGTGTTTTGAATAAATCTTTATGGCTCGACCCCAAATTCCGATATGCTCCTTATCAGGGTAAATTGCAGCTGATAAAGCGACTCATCGGTTAGCACCTGACGTACCCACAGACTGAAGTTTGGGGCTATACAGACAAAGCCTGCGTTCGCAGGCTTCAAAAACCCTTGATTTTTAGTCCGCGTCGGCGGAATTGGCGTGTGTAGCCGCAGGTTTCAACCTGTCGGCAACTGGGCTGACAGGACTAACTTAGTATCTAAAATCCAAAACTGCTATACCGTTCTTCAGCCCACGGTTCTCCCCGGCGGTGGTAGCCATTGCGCTCCCAAAAACCCAATTCTTCGTTATCTAGAAACTCCAGACCATTAATCCACTTGGCACTCTTCCAGGCGTAGAGGTGGGGAACGACTAGCCGCATCGGACCGCCATGTTCGGCTGGCAGTGGTTCACCGAATAAGGTGTGAGCAAAAAAGTTCTCTTCCAGCGTCAAATCAGACAGCGAAATATTGGTGGTATAACCGCCGTAGCAGTGTTCCATGACATGGACAGCTTGTGGATCTACCTCAATCAGGCGCATGAAGTCTGTTACTTTAACGCCAGTCCATTTGACATCAAGTTTAGACCAGCGTGTTACACAGTGAAAATCTGCTGTGAAATCGAATTGGGGCAGTGCCATAAAGTCTTCCCAGGTAAAGGTGGCAGGTTTTCCCAGACCCCATACCCGAAACTGCCATTCTTCCGTGCTGATTCTGGGAGTTTCACCGTAGGTGAGGACCGGGAAACCCTTAGTTAGGTATTGACCAGGAGGGACGCGATCGCTCTGTTCTCCCTCTGGTTTTTGGAAAAATTTTCCTAACATTCCATGTAAATAGATAGGTTGTTGTTAGAGAGTCTCACTCCAGCCTGGACTAAAATCCTTACTTACTGGCGGAGAACCTTTACCTAGAGTTGTAGCGCAACCTATCAATTCCTAGCAACGCTCTCAGGCAATACACCCAGTTGTTGCTACAGCCAGATGGCAAGTTCGCTAGTAATTTAACTAATTCTGCGGAATTCCCCATCCGTCTATACGGTGGGGATGGATAGCCGGGGGGAGTGAGAGGCGCATCCTTTATGGATGTCCGAACAATCTCCAAATTTTTCCTGATAGACTTTACTGGTAAGTAAAGGTAGTAGTAAGATAGATCTGCCAAGCAAGTGACATTGAGTGTTACACAAAGCTGTTCAAGTTCGTTTATACCCGA
This window of the Chroococcidiopsis sp. CCMEE 29 genome carries:
- a CDS encoding aldehyde dehydrogenase, with amino-acid sequence MLTQSLVSDIIHQQRDFFKTGKTKDVAFRIAQLKTLKQAIVEHQPAIIQALRADLNKPEFETYTTEVGVIKEIDYAIKHIKSWTKPKKAAISVEQLPGFARIYPEPLGVVLIVGPWNYPFQLMISPLVGAIAAGNCAMLKPSELASHTSSVLAEIIQKHFDPAYIAVVEGGVEISKQLLAEKFDHIFFTGGTAVGKIVMEAAAKHLTPVTLELGGKSPCIVDADANIENTARRIAWGKFINAGQTCIAPDYLLVNQTIKQDLLDSIKKCIQEFYGDEPAASPDYGRIINQKQFARLAKFLQDGEIIMGGETNSDENYIAPTVIDSVSLEAPVMQEEIFGPILPVISYNDIQEAIAIVNEKPKPLALYLFTRNKNLQQRVLQETSSGGVCINDTVMQVGVSSLPFGGVGDSGIGSYHGKASFDTFSHYKSVLNKSLWLDPKFRYAPYQGKLQLIKRLIG
- a CDS encoding sulfite oxidase-like oxidoreductase, with amino-acid sequence MLGKFFQKPEGEQSDRVPPGQYLTKGFPVLTYGETPRISTEEWQFRVWGLGKPATFTWEDFMALPQFDFTADFHCVTRWSKLDVKWTGVKVTDFMRLIEVDPQAVHVMEHCYGGYTTNISLSDLTLEENFFAHTLFGEPLPAEHGGPMRLVVPHLYAWKSAKWINGLEFLDNEELGFWERNGYHRRGEPWAEERYSSFGF